Proteins found in one Arachis stenosperma cultivar V10309 chromosome 8, arast.V10309.gnm1.PFL2, whole genome shotgun sequence genomic segment:
- the LOC130946117 gene encoding F-box/kelch-repeat protein At3g23880-like: protein MDKHMQIENNDAKRNASRGLELVSCSRARTRQLADLSEEMIMEILLRLPAWKLVYLRRVCRSWRNLISSPDFTRNHLHRSCSCDPSLTPPWIAHYPHNGRNREIKFFSVQSMMDNPSEPTKAALFSGGCYHRIVGSYHGLLCFFGSYANHDMHAILWNPCTGFIFESPEISGEACFSGFGYDHLSDTYKFYATIIRKKMLSGVESSARIYTFGPTSSWRRIDDIPSTLLSAPKQPWKKVDNKIGVFFNSSKACTINWDAYNVVVYFDMAIETYGHFPLPDRELDEVPTCANLCVLRNCLSVCYEYMKTQCWIVWQMKEYGEAQSWTKLVTIPFHPQPGYLNEALILQPLYISESDVLLAISPSFTIVLCNLNDGSINFTVNDMSLGVDCKMAFIYHQSLVSPNGLQSNSSIMPLYFFIAKPTFSFTW, encoded by the coding sequence ATGGACAAACACATGCAGATCGAGAATAATGATGCCAAGAGGAATGCGTCGAGAGGGCTGGAACTGGTCAGTTGCTCCAGGGCAAGAACGCGGCAGCTGGCAGACCTTTCGGAAGAGATGATAATGGAAATCTTGCTGAGGCTTCCGGCATGGAAGCTTGTTTACCTAAGGAGGGTGTGCAGGTCATGGAGAAACCTAATTTCCTCCCCTGACTTCACCCGCAACCACCTTCATCGTTCATGCTCATGTGATCCAAGCTTGACTCCGCCGTGGATTGCTCATTACCCTCACAATGGTAGGAATAGAGAGATCAAATTTTTCTCCGTGCAGTCAATGATGGACAATCCTTCTGAACCTACTAAAGCCGCTCTCTTCAGTGGGGGATGCTACCACAGAATCGTTGGTTCTTACCATGGATTGTTATGCTTCTTTGGTAGTTATGCTAACCACGACATGCATGCCATCTTGTGGAACCCCTGTACCGGATTCATATTCGAATCGCCGGAAATCAGCGGTGAAGCCTGCTTTTCTGGCTTTGGTTACGACCATCTCAGTGACACCTACAAATTTTATGCAACCATAATAAGGAAGAAAATGCTATCTGGTGTTGAATCTAGTGCCAGAATTTATACATTTGGACCAACTTCGTCTTGGAGAAGAATTGATGATATCCCATCTACCCTACTCAGTGCCCCAAAACAACCTTGGAAGAAGGTGGATAATAAGATAGGGGTATTTTTTAATAGTAGCAAAGCATGCACTATTAATTGGGATGCTTATAATGTGGTTGTTTATTTTGACATGGCTATAGAGACCTATGGTCATTTTCCCCTACCCGATAGGGAGTTAGATGAAGTACCCACCTGCGCCAACTTATGTGTCTTGAGAAACTGTCTTTCCGTTTGTTATGAGTATATGAAAACACAATGCTGGATTGTGTGGCAGATGAAGGAATACGGAGAAGCACAATCTTGGACTAAATTGGTAACCATTCCCTTTCATCCGCAACCGGGTTATTTAAATGAAGCTCTTATTTTACAACCTCTCTACATCTCAGAAAGTGATGTGCTTTTGGCCATTTCTCCATCTTTCACAATAGTTCTCTGTAACTTAAACGATGGTAGCATAAATTTTACTGTGAATGATATGTCTCTAGGAGTAGATTGTAAGATGGCTTTTATCTATCATCAAAGCTTAGTTTCACCAAATGGTCTTCAAAGCAACTCATCCATAATGCCGCTGTACTTCTTCATAGCCAAACCCACTTTTAGTTTCACTTGGTGA
- the LOC130943678 gene encoding cellulose synthase A catalytic subunit 1 [UDP-forming]-like — protein MEATAGMVAGSHKRNELVRIRHDSTDSGSKPLKNLNGQICQICGDTVGLTATGDVFVACNECAFPVCRPCYEYERKDGNQSCPQCKTRYKRHRGSPRVEGDDEEDDIDDIDNEFNYNSQGNTKAKRQWEEDADLSSSSRRDPQQPIPLLTNGQPMSGEIPTPDTQSVRTTSGPLGPSDKVHSLAYTDPRQPVPVRTVDPTKDLNSYGLGNVDWKERVEGWKLKQEKNMVQMTGRYNEGKGGDIEGTGSNGEELQMVDDARQPLSRVVPIPSSQLTPYRVVIILRLIILGFFLQYRVTHPVNDAYPLWLTSVICEIWFALSWLLDQFPKWFPINRETYLERLALRYDRDGEPSQLAPVDVFVSTVDPLKEPPLVTANTVLSILSVDYPVDKVSCYVSDDGSAMLTFEALSETAEFAKKWVPFCKKHSIEPRAPEFYFQQKIDYLKDKIQPSFVKERRAMKREYEEFKVRINALVAKAQKMPEEGWTMQDGTPWPGNNPRDHPGMIQVFLGHSGGLDTDGNELPRLVYVSREKRPGFQHHKKAGAMNALIRVSAVLTNGAYLLNVDCDHYFNNSKALKEAMCFMMDPAFGKKTCYVQFPQRFDGIDLHDRYANRNIVFFDINLKGLDGIQGPVYVGTGCCFNRQALYGYDPVLTEEDLEPNIIVKSCWGSRKKGPGGHKRFNDKKRGVKRTESTVPIFNMEDIEEGVEGYDDERSLLMSQKSLEKRFGQSPVFIAATYMEQGGIPPSTNPATLLKEAIHVISCGYEDKTEWGKEIGWIYGSVTEDILTGFKMHARGWISIYCMPPRPAFKGSAPINLSDRLNQVLRWALGSIEIFLSRHCPLWYGYNGRLRPLQRFAYINTIVYPLTSIPLLAYCTLPAFCLLTNKFIIPEISNFASMWFILLFVSIFATSILELRWSGVSIEDWWRNEQFWVIGGTSAHLFAVFQGLLKVLAGIDTNFTVTSKASDDDGEFAELYVFKWTSLLIPPTTVLIVNLVGIVAGVSYAINSGYQSWGPLFGKLFFAIWVIAHLYPFLKGLLGRQNRTPTIVIVWSILLASIFSLLWVRIDPFTNGSNKSSSGQCGIDC, from the exons atggaggcaACCGCTGGAATGGTTGCTGGATCACACAAACGGAACGAGCTTGTTCGGATTCGCCACGATTCTACCGATAGTGGG TCTAAGCCTTTGAAGAATTTAAATGGCCAAATCTGTCAAATATGTGGTGATACTGTTGGCTTAACTGCCACTGGTGATGTCTTCGTTGCCTGCAATGAGTGTGCCTTCCCGGTTTGTCGTCCGTGTTACGAGTATGAAAGGAAGGATGGGAACCAGTCTTGTCCCCAGTGCAAGACAAGATACAAGAGGCACAGAG GGAGTCCTCGAGTAGAGGGGGACGATGAGGAGGATGATATTGATGATATAGATAATGAATTCAATTATAATAGCCAGGGAAATACCAAGGCAAAGCGGCAGTGGGAAGAAGATGCTGACCTTTCTTCGTCTTCTAGACGTGATCCTCAACAACCGATTCCACTTCTCACGAATGGACAGCCG ATGTCGGGTGAGATTCCTACTCCTGATACTCAATCTGTGCGAACTACATCGGGTCCTTTGGGTCCATCTGACAAGGTTCACTCACTTGCCTATACTGATCCACGGCAACCAG TTCCTGTAAGAACTGTTGATCCAACCAAGGACTTAAATTCTTATGGCCTGGGTAATGTTGACTGGAAAGAAAGGGTTGAAGGTTGGAAACTCAAGCAGGAGAAAAATATGGTGCAAATGACTGGTAGATACAATGAAGGGAAAGGAGGTGACATCGAAGGAACTGGTTCTAATGGGGAAGAACTTCAAAT GGTTGATGATGCTAGACAGCCGTTGAGTCGTGTGGTGCCTATTCCTTCATCTCAGCTGACCCCTTATCGTGTCGTTATTATACTCCGGCTGATTATTCTCGGGTTCTTCTTACAATACCGTGTAACTCATCCTGTGAATGATGCATACCCACTATGGTTGACTTCAGTTATTTGTGAGATTTGGTTTGCCTTATCCTGGCTCTTGGATCAGTTTCCAAAATGGTTTCCCATTAACCGTGAGACATATCTTGAAAGGCTTGCATTAAG GTATGACCGTGATGGAGAACCGTCACAATTGGCCCCTGTTGATGTTTTTGTCAGTACAGTGGATCCACTCAAAGAGCCTCCGCTTGTAACTGCAAACACTGTTTTGTCCATTCTTTCTGTTGATTACCCTGTAGACAAGGTTTCCTGCTACGTATCAGACGATGGTTCAGCTATGTTAACTTTTGAAGCCCTATCAGAAACAGCTGAGTTTGCAAAGAAGTGGGTGCCCTTCTGCAAAAAGCACAGTATTGAGCCAAGAGCCCCTGAGTTTTATTTTCAACAGAAGATTGATTACTTGAAGGACAAGATTCAACCTTCTTTTGTAAAGGAGAGACGAGCAATGAAG AGAGAATATGAAGAATTCAAAGTGAGGATCAATGCCCTTGTagctaaagctcaaaagatgcCAGAAGAAGGATGGACAATGCAAGATGGAACTCCTTGGCCTGGAAATAATCCCAGGGATCATCCTGGAATGATTCAA GTATTTCTAGGTCATAGTGGTGGTCTCGACACAGATGGAAATGAGCTACCTAGACTTGTATATGTTTCTCGTGAGAAGCGACCTGGCTTCCAGCATCACAAAAAGGCCGGAGCTATGAATGCCTTG ATTCGAGTTTCTGCTGTGTTGACCAATGGTGCATATCTTCTGAATGTcgattgtgatcactacttcaATAATAGCAAAGCTCTTAAGGAAGCCATGTGCTTCATGATGGATCCTGCTTTTGGAAAGAAAACATGCTATGTACAATTTCCTCAGAGGTTCGATGGCATTGACTTGCACGATCGATATGCCAATCGCAATATTGTGTTCTTTGAT ATCAACTTGAAGGGTCTGGATGGTATTCAAGGCCCAGTCTACGTCGGAACTGGTTGCTGTTTCAATAGGCAGGCTCTGTATGGTTATGATCCCGTGTTGACCGAGGAAGATTTGGAGCCTAACATTATTGTGAAGAGTTGTTGGGGTTCTAGGAAGAAGGGACCGGGTGGTCACAAAAGATTCAATGACAAGAAGAGGGGTGTTAAAAGAACTGAATCCACTGTTCCCATCTTTAATATGGAAGACATAGAAGAGGGTGTTGAAG GGTATGATGATGAGAGGTCACTTCTTATGTCACAAAAGAGCTTAGAGAAACGATTTGGTCAGTCTCCAGTTTTTATTGCAGCCACCTACATGGAACAGGGTGGCATTCCTCCATCGACCAACCCTGCAACTCTTCTTAAGGAAGCAATCCATGTTATCAGCTGTGGTTATGAAGACAAAACAGAATGGGGCAAAGAG ATTGGATGGATCTATGGTTCTGTGACTGAAGATATTTTGACCGGGTTTAAGATGCATGCACGTGGTTGGATTTCCATTTATTGCATGCCACCTCGCCCGGCATTCAAGGGTTCAGCTCCTATCAATCTTTCTGATCGTCTAAATCAGGTGCTTCGGTGGGCCTTGGGTTCAATTGAGATCTTTCTAAGTAGGCATTGTCCCTTGTGGTATGGGTACAATGGGAGGTTGAGGCCTCTTCAGAGATTCGCTTATATTAACACTATCGTCTACCCTCTCACCTCGATTCCGCTGCTTGCATACTGTACCCTTCCAGCATTTTGTCTTCTCAccaataaatttattattccTGAG ATAAGCAACTTCGCCAGCATGTGGTTTATCCTCCTTTTTGTCTCCATTTTCGCTACTTCAATCCTCGAGCTTAGGTGGAGTGGGGTCAGCATAGAAGACTGGTGGAGGAATGAACAGTTTTGGGTCATCGGTGGCACATCCGCACATCTTTTCGCAGTGTTCCAAGGTCTTCTCAAGGTGCTCGCTGGGATTGACACAAACTTCACTGTCACGTCAAAGGCCTCGGACGACGACGGAGAGTTTGCCGAGCTTTACGTGTTCAAATGGACGTCTCTCCTCATCCCACCGACAACAGTGCTCATTGTGAATTTAGTAGGGATCGTTGCCGGCGTGTCGTACGCCATAAACAGTGGCTACCAGTCTTGGGGTCCGTTGTTTGGAAAACTCTTCTTTGCCATTTGGGTCATTGCACATCTATATCCATTCTTGAAGGGTCTTTTGGGAAGGCAAAACAGAACACCAACCATTGTTATTGTTTGGTCTATTCTTCTTGCTTCTATATTCTCGTTGCTTTGGGTCAGAATTGACCCTTTCACCAATGGCTCCAACAAATCATCCTCTGGTCAATGTGGCATAGACTGTTAA
- the LOC130946113 gene encoding EG45-like domain containing protein — protein sequence MMRYFQLALLSTLLFIKLSLILGDVGTATSYGPPYIPTACDGNRREQFPAGNMFVAVNEGLWDNGAACGRRYKIRCLSGDNRPCKGDIIEVKVVDLCHRTPCPTMLLSTIAFSAISRFSNAKINIEYAEI from the exons atgatgaggtaTTTTCAGCTTGCACTTTTGTCAACACTATTGTTCATAAAATTAAGCCTAATTCTTGGAGATGTTGGGACTGCTACTTCTTATGGACCTCCATATATAC CGACTGCGTGTGATGGAAATAGAAGAGAGCAATTTCCAGCGGGGAATATGTTTGTAGCTGTGAATGAAGGATTGTGGGACAATGGTGCTGCATGTGGAAGGCGTTACAAAATAAGGTGTCTGAGTGGAGACAATAGACCCTGCAAAGGTGACATAATTGAAGTTAAGGTTGTTGATTTGTGTCATCGAACTCCCTGTCCCACCATGCTTTTGTCAACTATTGCCTTCTCAGCCATCTCTCGCTTCTCCAATGCCAAAATCAACATTGAATATGCCGA GATTTGA
- the LOC130946116 gene encoding F-box/kelch-repeat protein At3g23880-like — MPTDHNDAARETELVSCPTARTLQLAELSEEMIMEILLRLPARTLVSLRSVCRSWRNLISSPDFTRNHLRRSCLHDPSLTPLRIVCYNSWHFRSSGVRYHGIGVVSLQSIMDNPSEATKVDYFRGQRNYRIVGSCHGLLCFFDDHDYQTTHGILWNPCTGFTFQSPQISGQTFSSGFGYDHLSDSYKLFGIIRKKGPSGVEYSTRIYTFGSTSSWRRIDDSPFDLLGIPTNHFCFF, encoded by the coding sequence ATGCCGACTGACCATAATGATGCGGCCAGAGAGACAGAACTGGTCAGTTGCCCCACAGCAAGAACGCTGCAGCTGGCAGAGCTTTCGGAAGAGATGATAATGGAAATCTTGCTGAGGCTTCCGGCAAGGACGCTTGTTTCCTTAAGGAGTGTGTGCAGGTCCTGGAGAAACTTAATTTCCTCCCCTGACTTCACTCGCAACCACCTTCGTCGTTCATGCTTACACGACCCAAGCCTGACTCCGCTACGAATTGTTTGTTACAACAGTTGGCACTTCAGATCCAGTGGTGTTAGATACCACGGTATTGGAGTTGTCTCCTTACAGTCAATAATGGACAATCCTTCTGAAGCTACTAAAGTCGATTACTTCAGGGGACAACGCAACTACAGAATTGTTGGTTCCTGCCATGGATTGTTATGCTTTTTTGATGATCATGACTACCAGACCACGCATGGCATCTTGTGGAACCCCTGTACCGGATTCACATTCCAATCACCCCAAATCAGCGGTCAAACCTTCTCTTCTGGCTTTGGTTATGATCATCTCAGTGACAGCTACAAGCTTTTTGGAATTATAAGGAAGAAAGGGCCATCTGGTGTTGAATATAGTACCAGAATTTATACATTTGGATCAACTTCGTCGTGGAGAAGAATTGATGATAGCCCATTTGACCTACTTGGTATCCCAACTAACCACTTTTGTTTTTTTTGA
- the LOC130946114 gene encoding F-box/kelch-repeat protein At3g23880-like, which translates to MAENGVFFGSSRACTINWIVNHVVLYFDLGKETYAHFTLPGTDSSDFQCKKLCVLRNCLSVCYGYSRTQHSIVWQMKEYGDAKSWTKLAMISFRGLVSPLQPLYISETDVLLAVFSSFKIVLCNLNAGSVDFPVIDGMEKNRYLYQSEGSWIAYIYHESLVSPNGLQSNSSKMLLRFFKPQTQAYRLLVTPLPNDQLCD; encoded by the coding sequence ATGGCAGAGAATGGGGTATTTTTCGGTAGTAGCAGAGCATGTACTATTAATTGGATTGTTAATCATGTGGTTCTTTATTTTGACTTGGGTAAAGAGACTTATGCTCATTTTACCCTGCCTGGTACGGATTCAAGTGATTTTCAATGCAAAAAGTTATGTGTTTTGAGAAACTGCCTTTCTGTTTGTTATGGGTATTCAAGAACACAACACTCAATTGTGTGGCAGATGAAAGAATATGGAGATGCTAAATCTTGGACTAAATTGGCAATGATTTCCTTCCGCGGCCTTGTTTCTCCCTTACAACCTCTTTATATCTCGGAAACTGATGTGCTTTTGGCCGTTTTTTCATCTTTCAAAATAGTTTTGTGTAACTTAAATGCTGGCAGCGTAGATTTTCCTGTGATTGACGGCATGGAGAAGAATCGTTATCTTTATCAAAGTGAAGGTTCTTGGATAGCTTATATCTACCATGAAAGCTTAGTTTCACCAAATGGTCTTCAAAGCAACTCATCCAAAATGCTGCTGCGCTTCTTCAAACCTCAAACCCAGGCCTATCGTCTCTTGGTGACGCCATTGCCGAATGACCAACTTTGTGATTGA
- the LOC130946715 gene encoding F-box/kelch-repeat protein At3g23880-like gives MTLLIVIMNDAERNASRGLLLLRCHTATARTPPLPDLSEEMIMEILLRLPARTLVSLRSVCRSWRNLISSPDFTRNHLRRSRLRNPSLTPLRIACYNSLPFRCSGVRYDSIGVLSVQSIMENPSEPTKVDYFSGQHYYRIVGSCHGLLCFFDEHDYQNTRGILWNPCTGFTFQSPQISGQAFSSGFGYDHLSDSYKLFGIIRKKGPSGVEYSTRIYTFGSTLSWRRIDDSPFGLLGIPTNHFCMAENGVFFGSSRACTINWIVNHVVLYFDLGKETYAHFTLPDTDSSDYLWIQCKKLCVLINCLSVCYGYLRTQPSIVWQMKEYGDAQSWTKLAMISFHGLFSPLQPLYISETDVLLAVSPSFKIVLCNLNDGSVDFPVIDEGAENDPYLSQSICSRMAYIYHESLVSPNGLQGNSSKTLLRFIKPKPNPIVSWVYVRPEVQ, from the exons ATGACGTTACTGATCGTAATTATGAATGACGCGGAGAGGAATGCGTCGAGAGGGCTGTTACTGCTCCGTTGTCACACGGCCACCGCCAGGACGCCGCCGCTGCCAGACCTATCGGAAGAGATGATAATGGAAATCTTGCTGAGGCTTCCGGCAAGGACGCTTGTTTCCCTAAGGAGTGTGTGCAGGTCATGGAGAAACCTAATTTCCTCCCCTGACTTCACCCGCAACCACCTTCGTCGTTCACGCTTACGCAATCCAAGCCTGACTCCGCTACGAATTGCTTGTTACAACAGTTTGCCCTTCAGATGCAGTGGTGTTAGATACGACAGTATTGGAGTTCTCTCCGTACAGTCAATAATGGAGAACCCTTCTGAACCTACTAAAGTCGATTACTTCAGTGGACAACACTACTACAGAATCGTTGGTTCTTGCcatggattgttgtgctttttTGATGAGCATGACTACCAGAATACGCGTGGCATCTTGTGGAACCCCTGTACTGGATTCACATTCCAATCACCGCAAATCAGCGGTCAAGCCTTCTCTTCTGGCTTTGGTTATGATCATCTCAGTGACAGTTACAAGCTTTTTGGAATTATAAGGAAGAAAGGGCCATCTGGTGTTGAATATAGTACCAGAATTTATACATTTGGATCAACTTTGTCGTGGAGAAGAATTGATGATAGCCCATTTGGCCTACTTGGTATCCCAACTAACCACTTTTGTATGGCAGAGAATGGGGTATTTTTCGGTAGTAGCAGAGCATGCACTATTAATTGGATTGTTAATCATGTGGTTCTTTATTTTGACTTGGGTAAAGAGACTTATGCTCATTTTACCCTGCCTGATACGGATTCAAGTGATTATCTCTGGATACAATGCAAAAAGTTGTGTGTTTTGATAAACTGCCTTTCTGTTTGTTATGGGTATTTAAGAACACAACCCTCAATTGTGTGGCAGATGAAAGAATATGGAGATGCTCAATCTTGGACTAAATTGGCAATGATTTCCTTCCACGGCCTGTTTTCTCCCTTACAACCTCTCTATATCTCGGAAACTGATGTGCTTTTGGCCGTTTCTCCGTCTTTTAAAATAGTTTTGTGTAACTTGAATGATGGCAGCGTAGATTTTCCTGTGATTGATGAAGGCGCGGAGAACGATCCTTATCTTTCTCAAAGTATATGTTCTAGGATGGCTTATATCTACCATGAAAGCTTAGTTTCACCAAATGGTCTTCAAGGCAACTCATCCAAAACGCTGCTGCGTTTCATCAAACCCAAACCGAATCCTATTGTCTCTTG GGTATACGTCAGGCCAGAAGTCCAATGA